The following coding sequences lie in one Lolium perenne isolate Kyuss_39 chromosome 2, Kyuss_2.0, whole genome shotgun sequence genomic window:
- the LOC127332894 gene encoding UDP-rhamnose/UDP-galactose transporter 2, with amino-acid sequence MEAEKKPPVVSDLGAWGMNVVSSVGIIMANKQLMSSAGYAFSFATTLTGFHFTVTALVGWISRASGYSASKHVPLWELVWFSLVANTSITGMNLSLMLNSVGFYQISKLSMIPVVCLMEWVINSKHYTTKVISAVVVVAAGVGICTVTDVEVNAKGFICACVAVFCTSLQQITIGSFQKKYSIGSFELLSKTAPIQAVSLIILGPFADYYLNGQWLFNYSFSTGATFFILLSCSLAVFCNMSQYLCIGRFSATSFQVLGHMKTVCVLILGWILFDSALTIKNILGMLLAIMGMVVYSWAMESEKKATAAIPRNKSDMLDGEDVPLKSRLSGVPSDELDLEDGPMKS; translated from the exons atggaggcggagaagaagccGCCGGTGGTCTCCGACCTGGGCGCGTGGGGGATGAACGTCGTCAGCTCCGTCGGCATCATCATGGCCAACAAGCAGCTCATGTCCTCCGCCGGCTACGCCTTCTCCTTCG CCACCACGTTGACCGGCTTCCACTTCACCGTCACGGCGCTGGTGGGCTGGATTTCCCGGGCCAGCGGCTACTCCGCCTCCAAGCACGTCCCGCTCTGGGAGCTCGTCTGGTTCTCGCTCGTCGCCAACACCTCCATCACCGGCATGAACCTCAGCCTCATGCTCAACTCCGTCGGATTCTACCAG ATTTCCAAGCTCAGCATGATCCCCGTCGTCTGCCTCATGGAGTGGGTCATCAACAGCAAGCACTACACCACCAAGGTCAtatccgccgtcgtcgtcgtcgcagcAGGCGTCGGGATTTGCACCGTCACCGACGTCGAGGTCAACGCCAAGGGATTCATCTGCGCCTGCGTCGCCGTCTTCTGCACATCGCTTCAGCAGATT ACAATTGGCTCCTTTCAGAAGAAGTACAGCATTGGGTCATTTGAGCTGCTGAGCAAAACTGCGCCGATACAGGCAGTGTCACTTATTATACTGGGCCCCTTTGCGGATTACTACCTCAATGGACAATGGTTATTTAACTACAGCTTTTCAACAGGGGCAACT TTCTTCATACTGCTTTCATGCTCCTTGGCTGTCTTCTGCAACATGAGCCAGTACCTCTGCATCGGCCGGTTCTCCGCAACCTCATTCCAGGTCCTAGGCCACATGAAAACCGTGTGTGTGCTGATCCTCGGCTGGATTCTGTTCGACTCGGCTCTTACCATCAAGAACATACTTGGTATGTTGCTGGCCATTATGGGCATGGTAGTCTACAGCTGGGCCATGGAGTCCGAAAAGAAGGCCACCGCCGCAATCCCACGGAACAAGAGTGACATGCTGGATGGTGAGGACGTGCCCCTGAAGTCCAGGCTGAGTGGGGTGCCATCTGATGAGCTTGACCTCGAGGATGGCCCGATGAAGAGCTAG